The genomic DNA GATTTCCTGTTTGTCATACTCGAAATCACGAACAAGTCCGGTCAGGACTACACCGACTTCGCCTTCGGGCTGTACGTCGACCTCGATATCGGCGGTCTCGACGGCACCGGTGAAAACGGACGACTCGAAGACACCGTGGCCTTTGACTCCACGGAAAACCTCGCGTGGATCGCCGATGCCCAGGGATGGGACCCGGGATGGCGGGCCAAAACCGGTATCATGGGGACCAAGTACCTCGAGACCCCGCAGGACATCGGCATGACCGGTTTCTTCACCAACGACTGGGCGCTGCTCCCCGACGATGATCCCGGTCGCTATGCCGTCATCAACGACACCACCTTCTATACGTCCCTGCCGCCCACCGACCAGTTCTACGTGCAGGCGACACGCGGGATTGACTTCGCCGACGGCCAAACCATTCGCGTGGTCTACGCCCTGATTGCCGGCGACGACGAGGATGACTTCCGCGCCAACGCGGTCGCCGCCCAGACCCTGTACGACAACTTCTTTGTCGGGCCGCAGCCGCCCGCCGCGCCGCGCCTCAGTGCCACCGCGGGCAACCGCCGCGTCTACCTGCACTGGGACAACGTCGCGGAAACCAGCGAGGACCCGCTCACCGGCGAACAGGACTTCACCGGCTACAAGCTCTATCGCAGTTCCGACCAGGGTCTGACCTGGGGCGAAAAGATCTACAACACCGGCAACAACTGCCTGACACTCGACTACGAAACTGTGGCTGACTTCTCGGTCGCCGCCCCCAGCGATCCGATTCCGCATACCTTTATCGATACCGGCCTGTACAACGGCGTTGAGTACTGGTACTGCCTCGCCGCCTATGACAGGGGAGACCTCGACGCCGGTGTCGATGCCCTGCAGTCGGGTTTCGGCTCCCCGGGCCAGGCCCGCAACGTCATTCGCGTCACGCCGCGCAATGACGCCGCCGGCTACTACGACGCCGCATCCACCGTCGAACACGTCTACTCGGGCCCCGACCAGCCCTCCGAGGGTCAGGTCTATCCGATCGTCTTCGACCAGGCGGCCCTGACCAACTCCGAATACGCCGTCAACTTCAGTGAAGACCCGTTCGGCACCTACTGGTCGCTGATCAACACGACAACGGGGGATACCCTGCTGGCCGATCAGACCCACCAGGGCGGCGACGAAGGGCTGTTCGAAGTTACCGAAGGCGTGAGAGTTCTCGTGGCCAACGGCGACCGACTCCCGCGCTCTATCGCTCAAACCGGTTTCGCCGCCGGCGATACGACTCTGCTCGCCCGCACTTTCTACGGGCCGGTCGTTGTCTACCTGACCGGCAACGAGGATTATTACTGGAGCGACGCTCCCTTCCGCAATTACTACGAGTTGCGATACTCCGCCGACTCCAGCGTATGCCCCGATGTCTACGCCTACTGGTACGGCGGCGGCACGTATCGCGTCCCGTTTGAATGCTGGAACACGACGACCTCTCAGCGCGTCTCGCTGGCGGTCGATGACCTGAATTTGGACGGTGTCTGGCAGCCGAACGAACCGCTGGCGGTCGTCGACTACCCGTACGATCCGATGCAGGATCTCACCGCCGAAGCGTTCCCGTTCTTCTATAGCTGGATGATTGATCTCGATACCGACGCCTACGCACCGTCGGTCGGCGATGTCCTGACCATCGCGGGCGCGCCGCTCAACGGCCCGAACGACTCGTTTGTGTTCTCCACCGGCGGCGTCGATGCCGTCGCCGCAGGCAATTCGCTGCATCGCATCCGGGTCGTCCCCGACCCGTACTTCGTGCAGTATTCCTCGATGGTCGAGACGAACGAGGGAGAGTCGGTGCTCGAGTTCCAGAACATACCCGACAAATGCACGATCCGCATCTACACGCTGGCCGGCGATCTGGTGAACACCCTGGAGCACTCCGACGGTACCGGCACGGCGCGCTGGGATCTGCTGTCGACCAATCGGCAGCAGGTTGCGTCCGGCATTTACATTTACCACGTGGAATCTCCGTACGGCGACCACATGGGCCGGTTCGCGGTGGTCAAATAAAGGAGGCCTGAGGTGAAACGGTTACTTATCGCGCTGGTGGTTGTGGGCCTGGCGCAGAGCGCCTCGGCCGAATTCTCCAAGGCAGGCACCGCCGGCGCACAGTTCCTCAAAATCGGTGTCGGTTCCCGGTACCAGGGGATGGCCGAAGCGTCCGTCGCCGTCAGTTCCGATATCTACGCCATGTACTGGAACCCCGCCGGACTCGTCGAAATCGAAAACTCCGCCGTCAGCTTCACCAACGTGAACTGGCTGCTCGATATCGATCTCAACTACATCGGCTATGCCCGCAACTTCGAAGATGTCGGCGTGTTCGGTATATCCGCCATGATCCTCTCCATGGAGGAACAGGAGATACGCACATTCGAACAGCAGGACGGAACCGGCCAGACCTACGGCGCATCCTCATACGCCATCGGCCTCTCGTACGCCCGGCACCTGACTGCCAAGTTCGCCTTCGGCGGCTCGATTAAATACATCGGCGAAAAAATCGACTTCGTCAAATCTCACGGCGTCGCCGTTGATTTCGGTACCCTGCTCTACACGGGCTTCAACTCCCTCAGGCTGGGTATGAGTATCACCAATATGGGACCGGAACTGACATTCTCCGGCTCCAACCTCGAGGTCAGCTACAATCCTGGCGGCAGCGGCGGCGACGTGCTTGCCGAACTGCAGGCAACAGGCTACGATTTGCCGCTCGCCTTCCGCGTCGGCATGGCCTACGACTTCGAGTTCGGGCCGCTGTCGGTCCTCACGGTTTCCGCTGAGATGAAACACCCGAATGATCACGAACAACAGGGTGCGCTCGGCGCCGAATTCGGCTACGACAAGAAGTATTTCCTCCGTGGCGGGTACAAGTTGAACTACGATGAGGAGACCCTGGCCTTCGGCGGCGGTTTACATCTGCCGGTCAGCGGCCAGACCGCTCTTGTCGTCGACTACTCGTGGCAGGATTTCGGACGGCTGGAGTCCGCCCAGCGTTTTTCAGTCGGATTCACCTTCTGACCCGAATCGTCCACATACCCCAAAAAAACCCCGCTTTCGGGGTTTTTTTGTGACGAACGCATAGTATAATAGGATACATTTCTCGGAGTAGTCAGACGTTCAACGCACCGATGGAGGGCCCGGTTCGTGCGCACATTTGTTATCGCCTGTCTTGTCATTTCGATCATCCTGAGCATCACCCCCACCGACGGGGCGCTCGCCAACTCTCAGGCCATTAGGACGCTCGAAGAATACCTCGACCTGCTGTATTCCGGCAATATCGAGTCGGCGTCGATGCTCTGGGCTGAAGCCATCCAGGAACGCGGCGCTCGTTTCGGGATCGAATACACGGGCATCCCGATCAGACACGACTGCAACTCACCCTTCATCCGCAGCATGGACCGTATGCGCGAGATCGCCCTGTCCCCGGTGAGCCGTATCAAGACGATTTCCGGTAACCAGATCTATCAGCTGGAATTCGAAAAGGTGGTCGGACAGCAGGTGGTCAAACACGTTTATTACTGCTGGAATATCGGCGGCTACTATTGGCTGGCCTATCCCCAGGACTTCTATACGCCCACCTGGCCCGTCGTCGAGTCGAAATACTTCCGGATCCACGTCCACCCCGACAAACAAAAATATCTCAATCAGTGCGTCCTCGACGAGGCCGATCGGTTTGTCGGCGCCATGCTCGATACCCTCGGCATGTCCAGCGAACTGAAATCGGAGTTTGCCGAGAAAAAGATCGAGTACTTCTATGTCGATACCGACAGCACCATTGAAGCCTGGACCGGTCACCTGACCAAAGGCATGTACGATCTGCCGACCAACGATATCCTCTCGTCGGTCTTCCCGCACTTTCACGAACTGACGCACCTGTTGCTGAATGCGCGGTTACACTCGCTGCCGTTGTACACCCTGCCGTTGCTCCGCGAAGGTATCGCCGTACGGTTCGGCGGTCGGTGGGGAAAAAACTCGGCCGCCCTTATCGATCTGGGCGTGTTCCTCCAGCGCGAACAAATCGTCCCGCTTGATTCCATCCTCACCATGTCGGGGTTTGCCAATTATGCCGGGGCGGATATCGCGTACCCGGTCTCCGGAGTCCTGTCGTATTATCTGCTCGACCACCTCGGCCTGAAAAAATACATCGACCTGTATCTTGCATTCTCGGGCGAGTTCGACCCGATCAACAGCATGTCGCCGCCCGACATCCAGGCCCGATTCGCCGAACGATGCGGCTTCGACTCCTGGGAGGCGATGATGGTCGACTTCAACTCGTATCTGGACAAGACGCTTGCCGGTCGACAGGTCGCGCTCCCCGGCGCCGGCGACAACAGCAAACTCGTGATGAGCGGCGATGACTTCACCGTCACCAACGACCGTGACTGGCTGGCCTTCGAATTCACCATCGCTGCCGACGACAGTATTGCCGGTACGCTGCTCTGGGGAAAGGACGACCGTCTCACCGACAGGGCCTCGTCGCTGTTCGAAGAACACTTCGGCAACATGCTGTTTGCCGGGTTTCGGTACGCTGTCCGTTTCGACCGCAACGAAGCGGGTCTGTATGACTACGGCACCAACCAGTTGATGGCCAAATATATCTGGGGCATCACCCCGTCCGAGAGCTATCTCGACGAGTCGACGCGCACGATCCGTATCCGCTTCAAGCGGGACATTGTCGGAGAGGTTGTTCCGATAGAGAACGATTATTACCGTCTGCCGTTCTAGCCGCCGGACCTTCGCAGCTTCCTAGTCGAGCAGGTCGGGAGGACTCTCCATGTCATCCGACGAAGGGAGCCCGCGGTCCTGTCGAAGATCGTCCAGTTTGTTCAGGGGCCGTTCCAGTGCCCGCTGCCGCGTGGTCGTGAGTGCCTCGTACTCCCGCTGGGCGTCGGCAATCTTCTTGCCCATGCTATCCATCTTCTTGACAAACTCGCCCCACTGCTTCCGGAACCCCCCCAGCAGCGACAGGATCTCGTTCGACGTCTTCTCCAGGGCGAAATTATCCACCGCCTGACGAATCACCGCCAGCACCGCAAACAAGGTCACCGGCGAGCAGATAACGACCTTGCTCTTGAGAGCGGTGTCCAGAATCTCCCGGTCCTGCTCGTGGATGAAGGCATACACCTGTTCATTCGGAATGAACATCAGGACGTAGTCGACGGTATTCTGCTGCGGATTGATGTAGTCCCGGGTCGTGACTTCTTTGATGCGTGATTTCACGTCGCGAAGGAAATCGCTTTTGTAGCGCGCTTTGTCTGTCTCCGATTCGGTTTCGAGATAGCGAAGGTAGTTATCCAGCGGAAACTTGACGTCCATATTGAGACAGAGATTCGCGGGGAGAAGAAAGGTGAAATCCGGCCGCGACCCGGCGCCTTCAATGGACTTCTGCTTGC from Candidatus Zixiibacteriota bacterium includes the following:
- a CDS encoding PorV/PorQ family protein; translation: MKRLLIALVVVGLAQSASAEFSKAGTAGAQFLKIGVGSRYQGMAEASVAVSSDIYAMYWNPAGLVEIENSAVSFTNVNWLLDIDLNYIGYARNFEDVGVFGISAMILSMEEQEIRTFEQQDGTGQTYGASSYAIGLSYARHLTAKFAFGGSIKYIGEKIDFVKSHGVAVDFGTLLYTGFNSLRLGMSITNMGPELTFSGSNLEVSYNPGGSGGDVLAELQATGYDLPLAFRVGMAYDFEFGPLSVLTVSAEMKHPNDHEQQGALGAEFGYDKKYFLRGGYKLNYDEETLAFGGGLHLPVSGQTALVVDYSWQDFGRLESAQRFSVGFTF
- the rmuC gene encoding DNA recombination protein RmuC, with amino-acid sequence MDWITALAAVVIGIAAGAAIMWFARRGQAAEAKRLADELFAQNEARHKAELDAVLANVRADFGSLSRTALSQSTEEFLKLANERFESQRSANSRELDGKKQLIDQQLEQITRELEKVSAVAKELEKDREAKFGQLAGQLETTGKQTQRLMQTTEALRQALASTKVRGQWGERMAEDVLRMAGLIENYNYRKQKSIEGAGSRPDFTFLLPANLCLNMDVKFPLDNYLRYLETESETDKARYKSDFLRDVKSRIKEVTTRDYINPQQNTVDYVLMFIPNEQVYAFIHEQDREILDTALKSKVVICSPVTLFAVLAVIRQAVDNFALEKTSNEILSLLGGFRKQWGEFVKKMDSMGKKIADAQREYEALTTTRQRALERPLNKLDDLRQDRGLPSSDDMESPPDLLD